The following proteins come from a genomic window of Lolium rigidum isolate FL_2022 chromosome 5, APGP_CSIRO_Lrig_0.1, whole genome shotgun sequence:
- the LOC124654705 gene encoding fatty acyl-CoA reductase 1-like, producing MVGALDEGKITEYFKNKSVLITGSTGFLGKILVEKILRVQPDVKKIYLPVRAADAAAAKRRVETEVVGKELFGLLREKHGDGFESFIEEKIVPLAGDVMREGFGVDRETLKELRVVEELNVIVNGAATTNFYERYDVALDVNVAGVRHMCDFARRCPNLEVLLHVSTAYVAGEKQGLVQEKPFRHGETLKEGTHLDIDVEVRLAKDLKKQMQADGVDDPKAERKALKELGLSRARHFGWPNTYVFTKSMGEMMLGQMMQGGEVPVVIVRPSIITSVQNDPLPGWIEGTRTIDAILIGYAKQNLSCFLADLDLTMDVMPGDMVVNAMMAATVGHASTTPSASAKKMEPKHEEPLETPPSVYHVSSSLRHPAPYAVLYRTGIRYFEENPRVGADGRPVRTRKVRFLSTIASFHLFMVLKYRLPLELLHLLSILCCGLFGLAALYHDLARKYRFVMQLVDLYGPFSLFKGCFDDVNLNKLRLAMAEEGAARDGLFNFDPRTIDWDEYFYRVHIPGVMKYVLK from the exons ATGGTCGGCGCATTGGACGAAGGCAAGATCACGGAGTACTTCAAGAACAAGAGCGTGCTCATCACCGGATCCACCGGCTTCCTCGGAAAGA TACTGGTGGAGAAGATACTCAGGGTGCAGCCGGACGTGAAGAAGATCTACCTCCCGGTGCGGGCGGCCGATGCGGCGGCGGCCAAGCGGAGGGTGGAGACCGAG GTGGTGGGGAAGGAGCTGTTCGGGCTCCTCAGGGAGAAGCATGGCGACGGGTTCGAGTCCTTCATCGAGGAGAAGATCGTCCCATTGGCGGGCGACGTGATGCGCGAGGGCTTCGGCGTCGATCGCGAAACCCTCAAGGAGCTCCGGGTCGTGGAGGAGCTCAACGTCATCGTGaatggcgccgccaccaccaactTCTACGAGCGGTACGATGTGGCCTTGGACGTGAACGTGGCGGGCGTGAGGCACATGTGCGACTTCGCCAGACGGTGCCCCAACCTCGAGGTGCTCCTCCACGTGTCCACCG CCTATGTGGCGGGGGAGAAGCAGGGGCTGGTGCAGGAGAAGCCGTTTAGGCACGGTGAGACGCTGAAGGAGGGGACCCACCTTGACATCGACGTGGAGGTGAGGCTGGCCAAGGACCTGAAGAAGCAGATGCAGGCCGACGGCGTGGACGACCCCAAGGCCGAGAGGAAGGCCCTGAAGGAACTGGGCCTCTCCCGGGCCCGCCACTTCGGGTGGCCCAACACGTACGTGTTCACCAAGTCCATGGGCGAGATGATGCTGGGCCAGATGATGCAAGGTGGGGAGGTGCCGGTCGTGATCGTACGGCCCAGCATCATCACCAGCGTGCAGAACGACCCTCTGCCCGGCTGGATCGAGGGTACCAG GACGATCGACGCGATCCTTATCGGGTACGCGAAGCAGAACCTGTCGTGCTTCCTGGCCGACCTGGACCTCACCATGGACGTG ATGCCCGGTGACATGGTGGTGAAcgcgatgatggcggcgacggtggGGCACGCCTCCACCACTCCGTCAGCATCGGCGAAGAAGATGGAGCCGAAACATGAAGAGCCGCTTGAGACACCGCCATCGGTGTACCACGTGAGCTCGTCGCTGCGGCACCCGGCCCCGTACGCGGTGCTGTACCGGACGGGGATCCGGTACTTCGAGGAGAACCCCAGGGTGGGCGCCGACGGCCGCCCCGTGCGCACGCGCAAGGTCCGGTTCCTGAGCACCATCGCGTCATTCCACCTCTTCATGGTGCTCAAGTACCGCCTCCCCCtcgagctcctccacctgctctcCATCCTCTGCTGCGGCCTCTTTGGGCTCGCCGCCCTCTACCATGACCTCGCCCGCAAGTACAG ATTTGTGATGCAGCTGGTGGACCTGTACGGGCCATTCTCACTGTTCAAGGGCTGCTTCGACGACGTCAACCTCAACAAGCTCAGGCTCGCCATGGCCGAGGAAGGCGCTGCCAGAGACGGGCTGTTCAACTTCGACCCCAGGACCATCGACTGGGACGAGTACTTCTACAGGGTGCACATCCCCGGGGTCATGAAGTACGTCCTCAAGTGA